A portion of the Gossypium arboreum isolate Shixiya-1 chromosome 8, ASM2569848v2, whole genome shotgun sequence genome contains these proteins:
- the LOC108467573 gene encoding autophagy-related protein 9-like, with translation MMFRGQKAANALGIFKWRWGGESSLTTGLLGDVPSVIELSDYGRVLPSPGSESPSGLLNGETLNAEPIVDLDLFFERLYSYYCEKGLWCIIIKWMVELLSVGFTICFSGFFLLFVDWNGLRNAKCGMDAFESGIKPCDLAKEALHQHPLTPLTLSKAIIVGYLGLFSIYWMFCFLRFFAQLKDTLGIRHFYYNSLHVTDNEIQTMPWATILEKVVQLQSSQQLCVVKDLSAHDVVMRLMRKENYLIGMLNKGVLAFPISAWVPGAGPTVKSGPYRTQHCLILTKTLEWTLNWCILQSMFDRNFCVRRDFISNPRTLKKRLMVVGFAMLLLSPFLVIFMLVYLFLRHAEQFYNHPSTASSRRWSNLSKWLFREFNEVDHLFKHRINSSVMHASEYLKRFPSPIISIIAKFISFVSGGFAAILIIIAFLEESLLEGHIFGRNLFWYAAVFGTITAISRAAVTDELLVLDPEGAMSMVVQHTHYMPKRWRGKENTETVRKEFETLFQYTGMMLLEEMASIFLTPFLLLFVVPKRVDDILQFIADFTVDIEGVGHVCSFSAFDFQNHGNGNYGSPSNAPRAQRSSQGKMEKSFLSFKSSYPSWEPDSQGKQFLSNIRTFREQKLQTQGTRHADSLGRLWRASPLRGHVDRNGLFPREMQQNIPDTSRDLGSLLLIDAEQKNHPYLLDWYYTSRTQRDAATTRPSEPGELQHEDYWMPTNMTHDEARDEEYWQPYHYDGRSRLQSHLDASTSSSFFHESVLQHHDTNELPHQARSHWWARSGPQGIQPQTSFLEPPDFNRYSSAQRYDNMSERSVEEQDQSLDWRDSQRLSRTTHMEDDLETVGDINLHFDDVYSRPPEALTVNLRLLSFD, from the exons ATGATGTTCAGGGGACAAAAGGCTGCAAATGCACTTGGCATATTTAAGTGGAGATGGGGTGGTGAATCGTCTTTGACAACAGGCTTACTAGGTGATGTACCTTCTGTGATTGAGTTGTCTGACTATGGAAGAGTATTACCAAGTCCAGGTAGTGAGAGCCCTTCGGGGCTTCTGAATGGTGAGACTCTGAATGCAGAACCAATTGTTGATTTGGACTTATTCTTCGAACGTCTGTATAGCTACTACTGCGAGAAAGGGCTTTGGTGCATAATTATAAAATGGATGGTTGAACTTCTGAGTGTGGGCTTTACCATATGTTTCTCAGGGTTCTTCCTGTTATTTGTTGATTGGAATGGTCTCCGCAACGCAAAGTGTGGGATGGATGCATTTGAGTCTGGAATTAAGCCATGTGATCTTGCTAAGGAAGCTCTTCACCAGCATCCATTAACCCCTTTGACACTTTCAAAAGCTATTATTGTTGGATATTTGGGGCTATTTTCCATCTATTGGATGTTCTGTTTTTTGAGGTTTTTTGCTCAATTAAAGGATACCCTTGGCATACGCCATTTCTATTATAACAG TCTCCATGTTACGGATAATGAGATTCAGACCATGCCATGGGCAACAATCCTTGAAAAGGTTGTCCAGTTACAAAGTTCACAACAACTGTGCGTGGTCAAGGATCTTTCTGCTCATGATGTGGTTATGCGATTGATGCGGAAGGAGAACTACTTGATTGGAATGCTTAATAAAGGAGTGCTTGCTTTTCCTATATCAGCCTGGGTCCCAGGTGCCGGTCCAACTGTCAAATCCGGCCCTTATAGAACACAGCATTGTCTGATACTAACAAAGACACTTGAATGGACCTTAAATTGGTGTATACTGCAGAGCATGTTTGACCG AAACTTTTGTGTTAGAAGGGACTTCATTTCTAATCCTAGGACATTGAAGAAAAGACTCATGGTTGTCGGGTTTGCTATGCTGCTTCTCTCTCCATTTCTTGTTATATTCATGCTGGTTTATCTCTTCCTAAGGCATGCTGAACAATTCTATAATCATCCAAGCACAGCATCATCCCGCAGATGGTCAAATTTGTCAAAGTGGCTGTTTAGGGAATTCAATGAG GTTGACCATTTATTCAAGCATCGGATTAATAGCAGTGTTATGCATGCTTCTGAGTACTTAAAGCGATTCCCCTCACCAATTATTTCTATCATAGCAAAGTTTATCTCATTTGTATCTGGTGGTTTTGCTGCTATCTTGATCATCATTGCCTTTCTAGAAGAGTCTTTGCTGGAGGGCCAT ATATTTGGCCGGAATTTGTTTTGGTATGCTGCTGTTTTTGGAACCATAACAGCTATAAGCCGGGCTGCTGTTACAGATGAACTTCTGGTCCTTGATCCAGAAGGAGCAATGTCTATGGTGGTTCAACATACACATTACATGCCAAAGAGATGGCGTGGCAAAGAAAACACTGAAACAGTCCGGAAAGAGTTTGAAACTCTATTTCAG TACACTGGAATGATGTTGCTAGAGGAGATGGCCTCAATTTTCCTCACTCCATTCTTGCTTCTATTTGTTGTTCCaaag CGGGTGGATGACATTTTACAGTTCATTGCAGATTTTACTGTGGATATTGAAGGTGTTGGTCATGTTTGCAG TTTTAGTGCCTTTGATTTCCAAAACCACGGGAATGGCAATTATGGCTCTCCAAGCAATGCACCTCGCGCCCAGAGGAGTTCCCAAGGGAAAATGGAAAAATCGTTCTTGAG TTTCAAAAGTAGCTATCCTTCATGGGAACCAGATTCTCAAGGCAAGCAGTTCCTGTCGAATATTAGAACTTTCAGAGAGCAAAAGTTGCAAACGCAGGGAACCAGACATGCAGATTCTTTGGGTAGATTGTGGCGAGCAAGCCCTCTGAGAGGTCATGTAGATAGAAACGGACTTTTTCCAAGGGAAATGCAGCAGAATATTCCCGACACTTCCCGCGATTTGGGTTCTTTATTGCTAATTGACGCTGAACAGAAGAATCACCCATATCTTCTGGATTGGTATTATACCTCTCGAACTCAGAGAGACGCTGCTACAACAAGGCCATCTGAACCAGGTGAGCTACAGCATGAAGATTACTGGATGCCAACCAACATGACACATGATGAAGCAAGAGATGAAGAATACTGGCAGCCATACCATTATGATGGTCGGTCACGGTTGCAGTCACATCTTGATGCTTCAACATCATCTTCTTTCTTCCACGAGAGTGTACTTCAGCATCATGATACAAATGAACTACCCCACCAGGCAAGGAGCCATTGGTGGGCCAGAAGTGGTCCACAAGGTATACAGCCCCAAACAAGCTTTCTCGAGCCTCCTGATTTCAACCGTTATTCTTCAGCTCAGCGGTATGATAACATGTCTGAGAGAAGTGTGGAAGAGCAAGATCAATCCCTTGATTGGAGGGATTCTCAGAGGTTATCCCGGACAACACACATGGAGGACGATCTTGAAACCGTAGGGGATATAAATCTTcattttgatgatgtatatagtaGACCTCCTGAAGCTCTCACAGTAAATTTGAGGCTCCTGAGCTTTGATTGA